The Syngnathoides biaculeatus isolate LvHL_M chromosome 16, ASM1980259v1, whole genome shotgun sequence DNA segment CGCAGTGCATTATGGGTTGCTGTTTTCCGCTTCAGTGGTCTGAAATGCATTTGATCCTCCCACGGGgttcaaagtaaaacaaacacaTAAAATTGTGTGTGACATTACAAAATAAGTTTTACCAGATCCAAGATGAGAAGTATTGCATTTACtttcgggaaaaaaaagtgaaacgtcCGCGTGTAGTTTATTGCCGCCGCTAGAGGACGCCACCACTTCCGGTGACAGTGGCGTCAAGTGAACTTCACACACGCgcgtacacagaaaaaaaaaaaaaaagcttgttttgTTTGCACCCGTCACATTCCTCCCGTATTGAAATCATTATTTCACGCACTATGACAGCCTTCTGCTTCCAGGCGCAACTGGCGTCCATTATGGACGCCTTGTCCAAAGCGGCGGTGAACGAAATCGGAAAACTGGTGGAGATCGAGTCGAAGATGCTGAAAATCGAGATCACCCGCGGCCGGAACGAAATCGCGTCGCTCACGGAGAAGCTGCACTTGATGGAGACGCTGCTGCACATGGCTCAGCGGGGCCGGCAGCAAGACGGCAGGGAAGGCTCGGACGGCGCCGCAAATAGGTAAGCCTGTCTCTCGGTCCATTCTTGCAGGCTGGGGAGGTCCAAGGAAGTTCTGTCGTGGGTTGCTCCTTGTGCTGACTCCCAAAGCGTTGCACCCTAGTGAGTTTCCATGGCAGAACATCAGCTCCTCGCCCGAAACGAGCACTTCGTTCCAGGATGAGCGGCGTCCTGCAACTGAGGTTTGTCCTTTCGCCGGTTGCCGTGTGGGGATGTGCAGCGGAATGATGAGAATGTCGCCTCAGTTAGCAGCAGAGCATCCCGAACTGGTGCTGCAGGTCAAGGAGGAACCAACAGAGGTGGACGACAGAGAGCTTGGACGAGAGGGAGCGAGTGAAAACAGTGAGTTGCAAATCCAGGCGACATTCATTGATAATACGCGTTTACACTGTCAGATGCTTCACTGCGAATCCAGATCTGATCCAGATTGGGCATTTGGAATCTATTTGCGTCTGTGCGTGTAGGCTTACGTACTTCAAATTCAATTCAGTTTATGATTTGATTCCGTGTAGATAGTCATAAACTTCAATAAAATTAAAGCAGACCTGATCCACATTATTTAATTGCAAGCAATTGCAATTTGTGTATGTTCGAAGATATCAATTCAATCTGGATTTACAGATTATAACCTGTTTATGCAGTATCAGAAGATCTCAAATGAATCAATCTGATCCATATTGTATCTTCGTAAAGATGCtcattgagtgtgtgtgtgtgtgtgtaaagaaattgtgtgtgtgtgtgcggtggAAATGTAATCCAAGTCTGATCCAGATTCTGTTTTAGGAAGCAATGTAAATCTCTTTATCAGAAATTAGAAATCCAGATTGAATTTCTGCATGTGGTCTGAGAAACgcgacatttttaatttaaatttgaacCGGATTGCATATCCATCCATaatctgagccgctcatccacACGAGGGCCGCgcgagtgccagagcctatcccagctatcaacgggccaGGTGGCGgggtgtacaccctgatctggttgccagccgatcgcaggccaCACAGAAGCAAACAACTCGTATTCACACCtacgcgcaatttagagtcttcaatcttcatatttttggagatgtgggaggaaaccggagtgcccggagaaaacccacacaacacggggaggacatggaaactccacactgggatttgaaccccgttcttcacaactgtgaggcagacgccctaaccagttgtccactgcGGAATCgcataattaataaataacacattttaattttttaatgcaagatccacatttaaaaaaaaaaaaaaaaaaaaaagctaatttaatCACTATAATTTGTAGACTTTGTGCATTTAATTGAACATGTATGTCCTGTGTGCAGACACCCAGAAAAGTCCAGACGTGAGCCAGCGCCACAAACTCTCATCGGAACGCCGCCTTCCCGATTTCCTCGACTGCGTCGTGAGCCTGGACGCGCCCTCGTGCCTCAGTTCGCCCCAAAGGAGGGACGCGCAGTGGAACCCCCAGCTGGCACCCGCCCAGGCAAACCGCCGCGACGGCAAAAGCCCGTCCCCGGACGCCGCCCCCCAAAGCTCGCTCCGGACCGGCAAGCTGCACCACCTGAGGACCGCCGCCTCCGCCAAGAGCTTCGGCTGCTCGCAGTGCGGCAAGAGCTTCCGCTGCTTCAGCCAGCTGGAAATCCACCAGAGGAGCCACACGGGGGAGAAGCCTTTCCGGTGCACGCTGTGCGGGAAGCGCTACGCCCAGAAGGGCCACCTGTACACGCACCAGCGGACGCACACCGGCGAGAAGCCGTACCGATGTCCCGTCTGCGGCAAGGGCTTCATCCAGAAGTGCACCCTGGACATGCACCAGCGCACGCACACGGGGGAAAAGCCTTTTGTGTGCGTCCAGTGCGGCAAGGGCTTCACGAAGAACTGCAATCTGAAAAAGCACGTCTTGGTTCACCTCGAGTC contains these protein-coding regions:
- the LOC133514166 gene encoding zinc finger protein 629-like, with product MTAFCFQAQLASIMDALSKAAVNEIGKLVEIESKMLKIEITRGRNEIASLTEKLHLMETLLHMAQRGRQQDGREGSDGAANSEFPWQNISSSPETSTSFQDERRPATELAAEHPELVLQVKEEPTEVDDRELGREGASENNTQKSPDVSQRHKLSSERRLPDFLDCVVSLDAPSCLSSPQRRDAQWNPQLAPAQANRRDGKSPSPDAAPQSSLRTGKLHHLRTAASAKSFGCSQCGKSFRCFSQLEIHQRSHTGEKPFRCTLCGKRYAQKGHLYTHQRTHTGEKPYRCPVCGKGFIQKCTLDMHQRTHTGEKPFVCVQCGKGFTKNCNLKKHVLVHLESDLQLYGSNAALGGMFQNETSPNAVAGLV